A region of the Desulfobaculum bizertense DSM 18034 genome:
GCGGGCAGAAGCTCCGGCGAAGATTCCGCAGGCTGTCATTGATTTTCAGCGTGAGCTGACCGGCAAGCCCATTTCAATGGAGCTGAGCGGAGAAAGCGGCGCAGAGCTGATTTTTGATGACAAATGGGCGCAGGCACACTGGAACGAGTTCAGACGCCTTGCAGATCGTTTCTGGGAGCCGGAAATCATGGAATGGATGGAGGCTTTGCCCGTGAATCGGGTCAGCGCCGAGAATATTTTGAAATACTGCAAAAATTGAGGTGAAAAACAGTGCAAAAAGTAGCGACTCTTTCACTCCAGTTTCCAGACCAAAAGCCCACGAAGTTCCGTTTTTACGGGGATGCCGGGCGCTATCGTCTGAAAGAAGGCGAGGCGTGGGTGCCTTTTGGCGGCGATCGCAAGGCCGAGGTGACCGTGCGCAAAGCGCTTGAGCGTGTGTGCGAGAGGTTGGCTGAACGCCTTGGGCTTGGCCGGGCGGTATCGGCGGATCTGACTCCACCGGAGTTCCGCGTGGGCGAGATCGTGACTGTGAAAGGCGAATATGTGCTGGAAGGCGAGGGGAAAAACGCAGGCTATGAATCAGAACTGTACCGCGTCATGGCTCCGCCCATTCTGGACGCTGGCGAGGTCTGGCGCATTCCCATTGGAAAAGGCCCGCGCTTTGCGGAGACGTGTCGCTATATTCCGTGCGAGCAGGTGCAGCCTGCGCAAAGACGGCGTGGCTAGGTAAGTGAGGGTTGCCATGAAGAAGTACCATTTCCGCATGGCGACCGGATAGGTCTGTATCCAGTCAAGGCGAACCTCAACCCTCCTTTTGATTCGCGAGTGGCGAAGCAATACTGGGGGCATAACAGGATTTGTTTGATTGGAAAAGTTGACAATTGAGGCGTGGCCCGTTGCGCGGCTGCGTTCGTATACACGGCAACTCAGGAAGAACGACAAGAACATTGAACGCATGATTGCCTGCATTCAGGAATTCGGCTTTCGGGTGCCGATTTTGGCGCGGCCAGACGGGGAAGTGATCGACGGTGATCTTCGCCTGAAGGCTGCCCAGAAAATGGGCCTTGAGAGCGTGCCGGTGATTCCGGCTGAAGGAATGAGTGAAGAGCAGGTGCGGGCGTTTCGAATTCTGGCGAACAGTTCCGTTGCATGGTCCACGTGGGACGATGAGGTGCTGGCGCAGGAACTCCGAGATTTGTGGGATGCAGATTTCAATCTGGAGCTGACAGGGCTTGAACTTTCCGAGGTCGAAGACCTCTTGCAGAGCATAGAGCCAGAATCGCAGGAGCAGGGGGACGCTGTCCCGGAAACGCAGGCGGAGCCTGTTGTGAAGCCCGGCGATTTGTGGCGGCTTGGCGAGCATTTTCTCTTTTGTGGGGATTCCACCAAAGCGGAGAGCTACGAGCAGCTTATGCAGGGGCGCGAGGCCGATATGATTTGGACCGACCCGCCATATAACGTTGATTACGAGGGCACGGCCGGGAAAATCAAAAACGATAGCATGTCAGATTCTGCGTTTCGTGAGTTTTTGGAACGAGCCTTTGCCGGGATGTTCGGCGCCATGAAAAAGGGCGGGGCAGCCTATGTTGCCCATGCAGACAGTGAGGGCGTGAACTTCCGCGAGGCATTTCGGAAAGCGGGCTTTCGTTTTTCCAACTGCCTTATCTGGCGCAAGAATGTGTTTGTGCTGGGGCGCGCTGATTATCAGTGCCAGCACGAGCCGATTTTGTACGGCTGGAAGCCCGGTGCAGCGCATTCTTGGCTTGGTGGCCGGAAGCGTCGCAGCGTGCAGGAGCTTTCCGAGCTAGGCGCTGTCAAAGTGGCCCCGGACGGGACTGTTTCGCTGTTCCTCAATGACAGGGCGTTGCATATTTCTGGACAGAATCTGGAAGTGCAGGATCTCGAAAGCTCGCTTGTTTTTGAAGACAAGCCCCAGCGTTCGGAATTGCATCCGACCATGAAGCCGGTGGCCTTGGTCGAACGGTTTTTGAAAAACAGCAGCCGAAAGGGCGAGGTTGTTCTCGATCCTTTTGGAGGCTCCGGGACAACCCTGATTGCCTGTGAACGGACGCGCCGCGCATGTCGGACTATTGAACTCGACACAAAGTTTGCGGACGTCATTATTCGGCGGTGGCAGGAGCACACGGGAAAAGACGCAGTGCTCCAGTCCACAGGAGAACGTTTTGCCATGCTGGAGGCTGCCAATGGATAAGCAGGCTCTAGAACAGCTTTTGGAACGCAGTGCCGAGACTGATTGGCCCACGCTTTTGAAGGCAAAAGAAGAGGCAAAACGGCAAATGCGAGAAGATCCGTCGCCGCAGAATGTCTCAGTTTTTGAGAAGGTGTCGCGCATGCTGGAGGCTCGAATGGCTCACGGTGGAAAAGCGCAACTTGGAAGCACGAAAGACGTGCTTGCGTTTCTCTCGGAAGAGGGACGCAAGGTTAAAAAGTCAAAGCTCTATGCGGATATCAAGTCTGGCCTTTTGCGAAAGCAGCCAGACGGGACCTTTTCGGAATCCGAGGTGCTGGCGTATGCGGAAAGCTTGCCGGTCATGGCCGTGCCGAAAAAGGACTCTGAGCAGCTCAAGGAATTGGCTGCACGGCGGCAGCTTGCGACGATTCACAAGCTTGAGGAAGAGACCTCGCGGATTCAGTTCCGGGCAGAGGTCGAGCGTGGGAAGTATATTCCGCGAGAAAATTTAGAGCTGGAGCTTGCGAGCCGGGGCGTAGTCCTTGGCTCCGGGATTCGGCAGGCAGTGGAAATGAATGTGCTGGACCTTATTCATTTGGTTGGCGGTAATCCGCGCAAGTCTCAGGAGTTTTTGGAGCGCTTCGAGGCGATGCTCGATGAGGCTTTGAACGAATATTCCAGCGTTCTTGAATTTGAGGTGACGTATTCGGATGAAATCGCAGACGCGACAGGTACGCGTGGATAAACTGCCGGGCTGGCTTCCTGAAAGCGTTCGGGAGGCTGTACTTAGGCAGGCCGGGCAGACGCATGTTTTTCAGTTTTCACAGGGCGAGCGAAAGGTCTTTCGACGGCGTAAACCGATTCCCGTGAGTGAATGGGCAGAGCGCCACCGCGTGGTGCACCAGTCGTCCATTCCGGGGCGTTGGCATAACGACGTGACGCCGTACATGACGGGGATTATGGATGCTTCGTTTTTCCCGTCAGTCGAGACAATTATTATTTGCAAAACGCCGCAGACGGGCGGCTCCGAGGCGATTCATAACTGCGTGGCCTACGCCATTGACCGTGCGCCCGGTCCTGCAATGTATGTGTTTCCAGACCGCATCACGGCCAAGGAAAATGCGCAGGACCGAATCGCACCGATGCTTGAGGCAAGCCCGCGCCTTCGGACCTATTTGACAGGGCAGGCCGACGACACAAGCAGCCTTCGCCTGAACCTCGCGCACATGACCATTTACCTTGGCTGGTCCGGCTCGGTTTCGCGACTTGGAAACAAGCCGATTCGATACTTGGTGCTGGATGAACTGGACAAGTATCAGAATCCGAAAAATGAGGCGTCGAGTGAGTCACTGGCGGAAAAGCGAACCACCACATGGCGGCGCAAGCGCAAGATCTGGAAAATCTCCACGCCAACCATTGAGGGCGGCCCGATCTGGCGCGCATTTGGCGAAGAAGCGCAGGCCAAGTTTGATTTTTGGGTGCGCTGCCCGCATTGCGGCACATGGCAGCTCATGAATTTTGACCGCATCAAGTGGCCGCAAGAGGACGAGATTAAGCAGGAACCAGAGCTTGTTCTGTCAAAGCGCCTCGCGTGGTATGAGTGCGAGACCTGCGGCGCGTGCTGGGACGATAACGACAGGGACAAGGCCGTGAGGCTCGGACAGTGGCGGGCGCGTGGAACAGGATTGGAGCTTTCTGCGCACCTCAAGACAAACCGGCCTGCAAAGATCGGCTTCCATATTCCTTCGTGGCTCTCGTATTTTGTTTCCCTGTCGGAGATTGCGGCGGCGTTCCTGCGCTGGAAAAAGAGTGGAAACAGGGACGATCTCAAGGACTTCATGAACCAGTACAAGGCTGAACCGTGGCGGGCGTATGACGTGCAGCGCTCGGAGGATGCAATCCTTGAACTCTGCGACGATCGGCCGCGTGGTATTGTGCCGGGCTGCCTGAAAGATGGAACGCCGAGGGCGGCAGTGCTGGTGGCTGGAGTGGATACGCAGCACCGATATTTCCGCTACGTGATTCGGGCGTTTGGCTGGGGCGGGGAGGAAGAGAGCTGGCTTGTGCAGGCGGGCAGTGTTCCGACCTTTGAGGCGCTGGAGCAGGTGCTTTTCAAGAACGTGTATCTCGATGCAGATGGAAAAGAATACCGCGTCCGGCTGGCCGTTCAGGACGCGATGGGAACGCGCACAAAGGACGTCTATTCGTTTTGTGCGCGGCATCGGGGAAAAGTCTTTCCATATCAGGGCAAGCGCACGCTGGCGACGCCCGTGCAGTATTCGCCGCAGGAGTTCTACCCGGGGACGAAACTCCGGATACCTGGCGGATTGGTGCTCTGGAAAGTCGACACGACGTTTTTCAAAAACGATCTTGCGGCAAAGTTGCAAATACTGCCGGAAGATCCGGGGGCGTTTCACCTCTATAACGGGATCAGTGACGAGTACGCGCGGGAAATGACCGCTGAATACTACGATGATGAG
Encoded here:
- a CDS encoding site-specific DNA-methyltransferase — protein: MEKLTIEAWPVARLRSYTRQLRKNDKNIERMIACIQEFGFRVPILARPDGEVIDGDLRLKAAQKMGLESVPVIPAEGMSEEQVRAFRILANSSVAWSTWDDEVLAQELRDLWDADFNLELTGLELSEVEDLLQSIEPESQEQGDAVPETQAEPVVKPGDLWRLGEHFLFCGDSTKAESYEQLMQGREADMIWTDPPYNVDYEGTAGKIKNDSMSDSAFREFLERAFAGMFGAMKKGGAAYVAHADSEGVNFREAFRKAGFRFSNCLIWRKNVFVLGRADYQCQHEPILYGWKPGAAHSWLGGRKRRSVQELSELGAVKVAPDGTVSLFLNDRALHISGQNLEVQDLESSLVFEDKPQRSELHPTMKPVALVERFLKNSSRKGEVVLDPFGGSGTTLIACERTRRACRTIELDTKFADVIIRRWQEHTGKDAVLQSTGERFAMLEAANG
- a CDS encoding terminase gpA endonuclease subunit, whose protein sequence is MKSQTRQVRVDKLPGWLPESVREAVLRQAGQTHVFQFSQGERKVFRRRKPIPVSEWAERHRVVHQSSIPGRWHNDVTPYMTGIMDASFFPSVETIIICKTPQTGGSEAIHNCVAYAIDRAPGPAMYVFPDRITAKENAQDRIAPMLEASPRLRTYLTGQADDTSSLRLNLAHMTIYLGWSGSVSRLGNKPIRYLVLDELDKYQNPKNEASSESLAEKRTTTWRRKRKIWKISTPTIEGGPIWRAFGEEAQAKFDFWVRCPHCGTWQLMNFDRIKWPQEDEIKQEPELVLSKRLAWYECETCGACWDDNDRDKAVRLGQWRARGTGLELSAHLKTNRPAKIGFHIPSWLSYFVSLSEIAAAFLRWKKSGNRDDLKDFMNQYKAEPWRAYDVQRSEDAILELCDDRPRGIVPGCLKDGTPRAAVLVAGVDTQHRYFRYVIRAFGWGGEEESWLVQAGSVPTFEALEQVLFKNVYLDADGKEYRVRLAVQDAMGTRTKDVYSFCARHRGKVFPYQGKRTLATPVQYSPQEFYPGTKLRIPGGLVLWKVDTTFFKNDLAAKLQILPEDPGAFHLYNGISDEYAREMTAEYYDDEKLCWMCPDNKDNHFWDCEVMALVAAYELDIRNWKRRMPRAKREEQRRPEPTFQQQARPGGRPNWFARR